In a genomic window of Oncorhynchus keta strain PuntledgeMale-10-30-2019 chromosome 26, Oket_V2, whole genome shotgun sequence:
- the gtse1 gene encoding G2 and S phase-expressed protein 1 produces the protein MDSHANSEFFSLAEEKFDFDVSLSPASSRGDEDDDEVFVGPVCHKERCISVGLETIVKENVSSFPSVGEGPSWSPLAVDKFEEICKEANLLASQLVVNQQHPDVGVTNGTLTLSKEEPKEDFVQDAGAKLGMFRKPVDAVLSPIKRETFCVQDSPLKQLPPAIQQRLLRNGGVSNSTTSRVGTSSPVRAGTTTRTKMVLRGRVGLVCNTGVLPSKQQPAARGATATTALQTAKTRPAPAEKTTMLAPPSKGNLGLRRSPGSCNSSRTASCEDLLSDTASIASDISDTSLNSSLQGKRTLVPPSKSGMRAPSVVKAPPSQTRRVTDQRRNTSSSSSSVSSFNSSLSVSPTGKGKLSTSLNSSISGPNGRLPAGKSRLTNPVVSATKTCKSTLISRAPGLPSSTTVARRVISDPGRKLSEQDRFKTVQSTPLKRVEPVATATSLHQTPAKMNMERMSSVPNIPTSSSAKTKDVVKGNPKLKAFIAPTPTSQFKRRLEAVSSPDAPLIMKPKRLMSACSVESLPHKRPVPELFQTPPAGGNKAVQPKMRHPSALPTPVNRRISGIPMLTPNSISRPGRPSLSMAIRPASIQRAIYWSPTQVKGSYQEEVAAAPEEETVQPFSLEDEPEVQPPTPATVPHPEEQGVCQDDPEPGVDQVPPPTNKENNHPEPNEESKELENTEKLLEQPQGNWMKTQDVNDVLLVDAPAPVLRPYEKLLIDLSSTPVLIRTASVKPSGGQLIDLSSPLIKWSPEDKDHALNEAPLINLSF, from the exons ATGGATTCCCATGCCAACAGTG AATTCTTCTCATTGGCTGAAGAGAAGTTTGATTTTGACGTTTCACTCTCACCTGCCAG CTCAAGAGGAGATGAAGACGATGATGAGGTTTTTGTTGGTCCGGTCTGTCACAAGGAGAGGTGTATCTCCGTCGGTCTGGAGACCATTGTCAAGGAAAACGTCAGCAGTTTTCCTTCAGTGGGTGAGGGGCCCAGCTGGAGTCCTTTGGCTGTGGACAAGTTTGAGGAAATCTGCAAGGAAGCCAACCTACTAGCCAGTCAACTAGTTGTCAACCAGCAGCACCCTGATGTAGGGGTAACCAACGGTACACTCACATTGAGTAAAGAAGAACCGAAAGAAGACTTTGTGCAGGATGCTGGGGCCAAACTGGGCATGTTCAGAAAGCCAGTTGATGCTGTCCTAAGCCCTATCAAAAGGGAGACCTTCTGTGTGCAGGACAGTCCATTGAAGCAGCTCCCTCCTGCTATTCAGCAGCGGTTGTTAAGGAATGGTGGGGTTTCTAACTCCACTACGAGCCGTGTTGGCACTTCCAGCCCTGTGAGAGCAGGGACTACGACTCGGACCAAGATGGTGCTCCGAGGAAGGGTAGGGCTGGTCTGCAACACCGGGGTGCTCCCTAGCAAACAACAACCAGCAGCCCGAGGAGCGACTGCGACGACAGCTTTACAGACAGCCAAGACCAGACCGGCGCCTGCTGAGAAGACCACCATGCTGGCTCCTCCAAGCAAA GGTAACTTGGGGCTGAGGCGTAGCCCAGGTAGTTGTAACTCCAGCAGAACAGCCTCCTGCGAGGATCTTCTCTCTGACACAGCCAGCATAGCCTCCGACATCAGCGACACCTCCCTCAACTCCAGTCTGCAGGGGAAGAGGACCCTCGTACCCCCTAGCAAG AGTGGGATGCGGGCTCCATCAGTGGTCAAAGCCCCCCCTTCTCAGACCAGGAGAGTGACTGACCAGAGGAGAAACacgtcttcctcctcttcctcagtgtccagcttcaactccagtctgtctgtgtcaccCACAGGGAAAG GTAAACTCAGCACGTCCCTCAACTCCAGCATCAGTGGCCCTAATGGCCGCCTGCCCGCTGGCAAGAGCCGACTCACCAATCCTGTTGTGAGTGCCACCAAGACCTGCAAGTCTACCCTCATCAGCCGAGCTCCGGGGCTGCCCTCTTCCACCACAGTAGCACGCCGTGTCATCTCAGACCCGGGAAGGAAGCTCTCTGAGCAAGACCGATTTAAAACGGTTCAGTCCACCCCTTTGAAGAGAGTTGAACCGGTGGCCACAGCCACCTCTTTGCACCAGACCCCAGCAAAGATGAACATGGAGAGAATGTCCTCTGTGCCCAACATCCCCACCTCATCTTCAGCGAAGACTAAGGACGTCGTCAAGGGCAACCCCAAACTCAAGGCGTTCATTGCTCCAACCCCTACTAGTCAGTTCAAGAGGAGGTTGGAAG CTGTTTCATCCCCTGATGCCCCTCTCATCATGAAGCCAAAGAGATTGATGTCTGCTTGCAGTGTGGAAAG TCTCCCCCACAAACGACCAGTTCCAGAGCTGTTCCAGACGCCCCCTGCTGGGGGGAACAAGGCAGTGCAACCCAAGATGAGACACCCCTCTGCCCTTCCCACCCCTGTGAACCGGAGGATCTCTGGTATCCCCATGCTCACCCCGAATAGCATTTCACGGCCAGGCAGGCCTTCCCTGAGCATGGCCATCCGGCCAGCCTCTATCCAGAGGGCCATCTACTGGAG TCCCACCCAGGTGAAAGGGAGCTACCAAGAGGAGGTGGCAGCAGCACCAGAAGAGGAGACCGTCCAGCCATTTTCCCTGGAGGACGAGCCAGAGGTGCAGCCCCCCACCCCTGCTACGGTCCCCCATCCAGAGGAGCAGGGGGTATGTCAGGATGACCCAGAACCAGGAGTGGACCAGGTGCCTCCTCCGACTAACAAGGAAAACAACCACCCTGAGCCGAATGAAGAATCCAAGGAGCTCGAGAACACTGAAAAGCTGCTAGAGCAGCCTCAAGGCAATTGGATGAAGACCCAGGATGTTAATGAT GTTTTGCTGGTAGATGCCCCGGCACCTGTGTTGAGGCCTTATGAGAAACTCCTAATTGACCTCTCCAGCACTCCTGTCCTGATCAGAACAGCCTCTGTGAAGCCCTCTGGTGGTCAG CTGATTGACCTGAGCTCGCCCCTGATCAAATGGAGTCCAGAAGACAAGGACCATGCCTTAAATGAAGCACCCCTGATCAACTTATCCTTTTGA